The Christiangramia flava JLT2011 region GGATGATTCCCCTTTCGGCTTTATTTCTCCAAATGGTTCTTTGAATGGCAGATTTAATCAGCTTCAACATTACGGAAAGGATTTCCTTGTTGTCCTTAACTTCATCGAGTTCAAAAACGATTAATCTTTTATCTTCAATTTTATAGGTCTGGTCTTCACTCACGTTGAACAAAAAGCTATACAAACCATCATCTACATATTCTGAAAGGATGTGTAAAAAATCATAGATGTTGAAATGTTGCTCTTGAATATGCAACTCCTTTAAGAGAGTGTCCTTTTTAGCATCGACGAACTGGTACAGGTTTTCAAGGGAATGTGTACTATCTACATTCTGTAGATAGTAATATCGAAGCACTTTTTTGACTGCAACTTCTTCAGCTTTTGTAGTTTCCTTTCCTGAAGCTAAAAGTTCCAAAAGGAAGATTGCCAAATCTTCCAATCGCTCTGGTGTCAAATCATTGACATCAGAAATATAGAATGGATTGATACCCAAATTTTTTCCCTGTTCATAGCGAAGGATGATATGGTCGTTTGGATAGAGCTTGGCGAATTTTGAATATGAACCACCTAAATCAATAATGACCAGTCGGACGCCGACCTCGAAGTACTGCCGTAGAATATTGTTTGCCAAAAAGGATTTTCCTTCTCCCGTAGGTGCAAAAATGGCAAAATTTCGAGCCTTGATGCGTTTCTTCTTTTCATCCCACACATCCTTTAATACCGGAATGTTATGTTGCCTATCATTAAAGATGACACCTTTGGCATCCGATTGATAATTGGTATTGTTGATATACAGGCAAAGAGCGTGTTTTAAATCGGTTACGTATAAATCCTCATTAGAAAAATTGGAAGTAAAACAGCAATATGAGTTTAAGAAATATTGCTTGCGTTCTTCGCCTTTTGGATAATAAGGCACTATATCCAATTCTTTGAACTCGGTTTTTATCTTTGAAGCAATTCTTTCTAATTGTGCTTCATCTTTATCCCAGAATATAATATTTAGATGACCCCTAATAATTCTTGAACTATCGTCCTCATTGATTTTGGTAACAATGTCTTCAATCTTCTTTAAGATGACTTTGTTCTGTGTTCCAAAATTGGAACTCTTTTTGAGTTCTTCAATTTTCTTGTCCAACAGCTTTCGCCATTTGTGCTTATCATCCAAATAAATGATTTGGTTGACAATATGATTTTCATTGAGATTCAACCCTAATCCGTCAATAAATCCTTGGTGGAATACAAAGTCGTCCGAAGTAAATTTATCATTGGTCTTGCTACTCTGAATCACATCGCCATAACACAATTCGCTATTGATGGCCAGCACATCAAAATGATGGTCGCCAATTTCAATATTCGCTTTTTTCAATTGAATGTCGGTATCAAATCCTTCGTTGAATCCATTAAAATAAGCATTGGTCAATGACAGGACTTTATCGATACCCAAAGGCATCAATGACACTTTCCGGCTGTTATTTACAAAGGAAACGGCATCGTTAACAGAAGCAATAAATTCCTGAACGTTATGGTCCATTTGCTTATGAATGCCCTTTTCGACCTTGCGGAATGGGTTGGTAAACTTCGGTGCGTTCAAAGCTTTATTGTGCGGAAGTATAAAGAATAGGTAAGAAGAGTGTTTAATGTATTCCCGACCTTTAAAATAATCGTGTGTGGCACGTTGCAAAAAGCTTTTGTTCGGAAGTTCTTCCGCCAAATATTCAGCTTTCTGATAGATGTCCTGTTTGTGGATAACCGTGGCAATAGGCAATGATTTAAACGCTTGAAACCACGAACCGTGAATATCCTCAAAATCTTTTTCCGCGAGGGAATAGATTTCAGGATTGTCCACTTGATAGCCCAATACCACATTGCCGTTATTAGCGAACAGGATATGGTCTTGAATATCCAAAATAGGATGATATGCTGATAGGTTAATTTTCTTCATATTGGTTATTAGTTAAATGCCCATTATGGGCCTTCATAGTACAGACGACTTCCTTTTTTGTTACTAATTGTTTGTGGGAATACCTTTTTGATGTGCATCAATGCAGGGTTTTTGGTAATGTGAGTCAATACGATATACAATACACCGTTCAATAGAAATACTGAAATGATAACAGTAAAGCTGAACGAAAAGATGATGAACAGCAATGAACTGATAACAACGGTCATCATTAAAGCGAACAATGATATGGGCAGACCCATTATCACGGCTCGCTTGCGTATGTTTTTATAGACCTCGAATCGTTTCATTACACTACGATGCTAATGAGATACGTAAAGATGCCCACTACTGCTCCCGCAATCAATACAAAGACCAATACTCGGGTAATGCCTTTTTTTAAATCGGCATTTTCGCCAAAGAAATGTCCGGCATTGAATAGGAAGCCAATTAAAAAAATAACACCCAGAATAATGGGGAAAATGGTTCGAATAGTATCAGAAACATCGTTTACGGAATCTTCGATACCACCGATTTGTGCAAAGGTTGTACTTGAAATAAGCAATGATAAGATGGTTACATAATGTGATTTTTTCATAATCAAAGTGATTTAGATTTTACGTCAATTTTGATATTTGAAAAATAGTGTATATTACGACACAAATAACTGATAATCAGCAAA contains the following coding sequences:
- a CDS encoding TraG family conjugative transposon ATPase, which codes for MKKINLSAYHPILDIQDHILFANNGNVVLGYQVDNPEIYSLAEKDFEDIHGSWFQAFKSLPIATVIHKQDIYQKAEYLAEELPNKSFLQRATHDYFKGREYIKHSSYLFFILPHNKALNAPKFTNPFRKVEKGIHKQMDHNVQEFIASVNDAVSFVNNSRKVSLMPLGIDKVLSLTNAYFNGFNEGFDTDIQLKKANIEIGDHHFDVLAINSELCYGDVIQSSKTNDKFTSDDFVFHQGFIDGLGLNLNENHIVNQIIYLDDKHKWRKLLDKKIEELKKSSNFGTQNKVILKKIEDIVTKINEDDSSRIIRGHLNIIFWDKDEAQLERIASKIKTEFKELDIVPYYPKGEERKQYFLNSYCCFTSNFSNEDLYVTDLKHALCLYINNTNYQSDAKGVIFNDRQHNIPVLKDVWDEKKKRIKARNFAIFAPTGEGKSFLANNILRQYFEVGVRLVIIDLGGSYSKFAKLYPNDHIILRYEQGKNLGINPFYISDVNDLTPERLEDLAIFLLELLASGKETTKAEEVAVKKVLRYYYLQNVDSTHSLENLYQFVDAKKDTLLKELHIQEQHFNIYDFLHILSEYVDDGLYSFLFNVSEDQTYKIEDKRLIVFELDEVKDNKEILSVMLKLIKSAIQRTIWRNKAERGIILFDEFAKQLKFGNVLESVEFYYQAIRKQNGAIGIILQSINQLPNNSTSASILENTQVIYSLRNEKGYTELKNRLNLSSHDLNQLKSIRNNLTGTRKYTEMFIKIGKESNIFRLEVPPEVFAAYLTDGKESEDIMKLFEKHQDMEKAIKIFINS